From Anopheles arabiensis isolate DONGOLA chromosome 3, AaraD3, whole genome shotgun sequence, a single genomic window includes:
- the LOC120900516 gene encoding zinc finger protein 184 isoform X1: protein MFTANNIQTATGTPIGIQYQTATATDINKGTKLEGQKTNQQAPEFSTFYANVNMIQKLTPTSQALSTVNLAQLSDDSKTVQYLQPFGYANCALVNQMPIPNGVTGITVDGRQLVVNKPITNTISNISFKCDVCGLMFNHLTLLNHHKRTHNQDGETTSDAITVVTQAQNLVQAQNLISETGQNLGQIQIVATEALDPAPQQQQLQHAQEQQQQQQQQQQQQQAQAQAQAQAQQQAQQQAQQQAQQQAQQQQQQQQVTTHTTKADKSQKCISCNGPIHSNPKRKGPKLIRCETCISNDGAQPVSRSTTQIFVAPDGDIKFEIGEIPNASNSNSSMDSLMPGQMHPIKAEHALVPQQNAHPVKKRNLATVTKCNKCNGSGVIIVGGQKKLIQSSMHQQPEKPFTCNTCGGRFSRYSSLWSHKKLHTGEKNYKCNVCGIAFAKAVYLKNHMRIHTGEKPYKCGTCGMQFSQSPHLKNHERTHSGEKPYVCEVCDKGFARHATLWNHRRIHTGEKPYKCNRCQSAFSQAAHLKNHEKVHSGLKPFKCDICSAAFADRFALKRHRGIHEKYGQTTPLHQNQQQQQQTAQVVTQQVVHKEEIIEMEEKPREVIITGM from the exons ATGTTCACCGCCAACAACATCCAAACGGCAACGGGCACCCCAATCGGCATCCAGTATCAGACCGCGACCGCCACCGACATCAACAAGGGCACCAAGCTGGAGGGCCAAAAGACGAACCAGCAGGCGCCGGAGTTTTCGACGTTCTACGCTAATGTGAATATGATACAAAAGCTAACGCCAACGTCCCAG GCGTTGAGCACCGTTAATCTGGCGCAGCTGTCCGATGACTCCAAAACGGTACAGTACCTGCAGCCGTTCGGGTACGCCAACTGTGCCCTGGTCAACCAGATGCCGATCCCGAACGGCGTCACCGGGATCACGGTCGATGGCAGACAGCTGGTCGTGAACAAACCCATCACG AACACCATATCCAACATCAGCTTCAAGTGCGATGTGTGCGGTTTGATGTTCAACCATCTCACCCTGCTGAACCATCACAAGCGCACCCACAACCAGGATGGGGAAACGACATCGGATGCCATTACGGTAGTAACGCAAGCGCAGAATTTAGTCCAGGCACAAAATCTCATCTCAGAAACGGGTCAAAACCTTGGTCAGATTCAGATTGTCGCCACGGAAGCGCTCGACCCggcaccgcagcagcagcagctgcagcacgcccaggagcagcaacagcagcagcaacagcagcagcagcaacagcaagccCAAGCGCAAGCTCAAGCTCAAGCGCAACAGCAAGCGCAGCAGCAAGCACAGCAGCAAGCGCAACAgcaagcgcagcagcagcagcaacagcaacaggtgacaacacacaccaccaaGGCGGACAAATCGCAGAAGTGCATCTCGTGCAACGGGCCCATCCACAGCAACCCGAAGCGAAAGGGCCCGAAGCTGATCCGGTGCGAAACCTGCATCAGCAACGATGGCGCACAGCCTGTCTCGAGAAGTA CGACCCAAATCTTCGTCGCGCCCGACGGTGACATCAAGTTCGAGATCGGCGAAATCCCGAACGCCTCCAACAGCAACTCGTCGATGGACTCGCTGATGCCGGGACAGATGCATCCGATCAAGGCGGAGCACGCGCTCGTACCGCAGCAGAATGCGCATCCGGTTAAAAAACGTAATTTAGCAACTGTCACAAAATGTAACAAATGTAACGGTTCTGGTGTAATTATAGTTGGAGGCCAGAAGAAGCTGATCCAATCGTCCATGCATCAACA GCCGGAAAAACCATTCACCTGCAACACGTGCGGAGGGCGGTTCTCGCGCTACTCCAGCCTCTGGTCGCACAAGAAGCTGCACACGGGCGAAAAGAACTACAAGTGTAACGTGTGCGGTATAGCGTTCGCCAAGGCCGTCTACTTGAAGAACCATATGCGCATCCATACCGGCGAAAAACCGTACAA GTGCGGCACCTGCGGCATGCAATTCTCCCAGTCGCCCCATCTGAAGAACCACGAGCGAACTCACAGCGGGGAAAAACCATACGTTTGTGAG GTCTGTGACAAAGGATTCGCCCGTCACGCAACGCTCTGGAACCATCGGCGCATCCACACCGGCGAAAAACCGTACAAATGTAACCGCTGCCAGTCCGCGTTCAGTCAGGCTGCGCATCTCAAGAATCACGAAAAG GTGCACTCCGGCTTAAAACCATTCAAGTGTGACATCTGTTCAGCGGCGTTTGCCGATCGGTTCGCGCTGAAGAGGCATCGTGGCATTCACGAGAAATATG GTCAAACTACGCCGCTCCATcagaaccagcagcagcagcagcaaacggcacAAGTCGTCACGCAGCAGGTGGTGCACAAGGAGGAAATTATCGAAATGGAGGAGAAACCGCGCGAGGTGATCATAACCGGAATGTAG
- the LOC120900516 gene encoding zinc finger protein 287 isoform X4, with the protein MFTANNIQTATGTPIGIQYQTATATDINKGTKLEGQKTNQQAPEFSTFYANVNMIQKLTPTSQALSTVNLAQLSDDSKTVQYLQPFGYANCALVNQMPIPNGVTGITVDGRQLVVNKPITNTISNISFKCDVCGLMFNHLTLLNHHKRTHNQDGETTSDAITIQIVATEALDPAPQQQQLQHAQEQQQQQQQQQQQQQAQAQAQAQAQQQAQQQAQQQAQQQAQQQQQQQQVTTHTTKADKSQKCISCNGPIHSNPKRKGPKLIRCETCISNDGAQPVSRSTTQIFVAPDGDIKFEIGEIPNASNSNSSMDSLMPGQMHPIKAEHALVPQQNAHPVKKRNLATVTKCNKCNGSGVIIVGGQKKLIQSSMHQQPEKPFTCNTCGGRFSRYSSLWSHKKLHTGEKNYKCNVCGIAFAKAVYLKNHMRIHTGEKPYKCGTCGMQFSQSPHLKNHERTHSGEKPYVCEVCDKGFARHATLWNHRRIHTGEKPYKCNRCQSAFSQAAHLKNHEKVHSGLKPFKCDICSAAFADRFALKRHRGIHEKYGQTTPLHQNQQQQQQTAQVVTQQVVHKEEIIEMEEKPREVIITGM; encoded by the exons ATGTTCACCGCCAACAACATCCAAACGGCAACGGGCACCCCAATCGGCATCCAGTATCAGACCGCGACCGCCACCGACATCAACAAGGGCACCAAGCTGGAGGGCCAAAAGACGAACCAGCAGGCGCCGGAGTTTTCGACGTTCTACGCTAATGTGAATATGATACAAAAGCTAACGCCAACGTCCCAG GCGTTGAGCACCGTTAATCTGGCGCAGCTGTCCGATGACTCCAAAACGGTACAGTACCTGCAGCCGTTCGGGTACGCCAACTGTGCCCTGGTCAACCAGATGCCGATCCCGAACGGCGTCACCGGGATCACGGTCGATGGCAGACAGCTGGTCGTGAACAAACCCATCACG AACACCATATCCAACATCAGCTTCAAGTGCGATGTGTGCGGTTTGATGTTCAACCATCTCACCCTGCTGAACCATCACAAGCGCACCCACAACCAGGATGGGGAAACGACATCGGATGCCATTACG ATTCAGATTGTCGCCACGGAAGCGCTCGACCCggcaccgcagcagcagcagctgcagcacgcccaggagcagcaacagcagcagcaacagcagcagcagcaacagcaagccCAAGCGCAAGCTCAAGCTCAAGCGCAACAGCAAGCGCAGCAGCAAGCACAGCAGCAAGCGCAACAgcaagcgcagcagcagcagcaacagcaacaggtgacaacacacaccaccaaGGCGGACAAATCGCAGAAGTGCATCTCGTGCAACGGGCCCATCCACAGCAACCCGAAGCGAAAGGGCCCGAAGCTGATCCGGTGCGAAACCTGCATCAGCAACGATGGCGCACAGCCTGTCTCGAGAAGTA CGACCCAAATCTTCGTCGCGCCCGACGGTGACATCAAGTTCGAGATCGGCGAAATCCCGAACGCCTCCAACAGCAACTCGTCGATGGACTCGCTGATGCCGGGACAGATGCATCCGATCAAGGCGGAGCACGCGCTCGTACCGCAGCAGAATGCGCATCCGGTTAAAAAACGTAATTTAGCAACTGTCACAAAATGTAACAAATGTAACGGTTCTGGTGTAATTATAGTTGGAGGCCAGAAGAAGCTGATCCAATCGTCCATGCATCAACA GCCGGAAAAACCATTCACCTGCAACACGTGCGGAGGGCGGTTCTCGCGCTACTCCAGCCTCTGGTCGCACAAGAAGCTGCACACGGGCGAAAAGAACTACAAGTGTAACGTGTGCGGTATAGCGTTCGCCAAGGCCGTCTACTTGAAGAACCATATGCGCATCCATACCGGCGAAAAACCGTACAA GTGCGGCACCTGCGGCATGCAATTCTCCCAGTCGCCCCATCTGAAGAACCACGAGCGAACTCACAGCGGGGAAAAACCATACGTTTGTGAG GTCTGTGACAAAGGATTCGCCCGTCACGCAACGCTCTGGAACCATCGGCGCATCCACACCGGCGAAAAACCGTACAAATGTAACCGCTGCCAGTCCGCGTTCAGTCAGGCTGCGCATCTCAAGAATCACGAAAAG GTGCACTCCGGCTTAAAACCATTCAAGTGTGACATCTGTTCAGCGGCGTTTGCCGATCGGTTCGCGCTGAAGAGGCATCGTGGCATTCACGAGAAATATG GTCAAACTACGCCGCTCCATcagaaccagcagcagcagcagcaaacggcacAAGTCGTCACGCAGCAGGTGGTGCACAAGGAGGAAATTATCGAAATGGAGGAGAAACCGCGCGAGGTGATCATAACCGGAATGTAG
- the LOC120900516 gene encoding zinc finger protein 184 isoform X2, translating into MFTANNIQTATGTPIGIQYQTATATDINKGTKLEGQKTNQQAPEFSTFYANALSTVNLAQLSDDSKTVQYLQPFGYANCALVNQMPIPNGVTGITVDGRQLVVNKPITNTISNISFKCDVCGLMFNHLTLLNHHKRTHNQDGETTSDAITVVTQAQNLVQAQNLISETGQNLGQIQIVATEALDPAPQQQQLQHAQEQQQQQQQQQQQQQAQAQAQAQAQQQAQQQAQQQAQQQAQQQQQQQQVTTHTTKADKSQKCISCNGPIHSNPKRKGPKLIRCETCISNDGAQPVSRSTTQIFVAPDGDIKFEIGEIPNASNSNSSMDSLMPGQMHPIKAEHALVPQQNAHPVKKRNLATVTKCNKCNGSGVIIVGGQKKLIQSSMHQQPEKPFTCNTCGGRFSRYSSLWSHKKLHTGEKNYKCNVCGIAFAKAVYLKNHMRIHTGEKPYKCGTCGMQFSQSPHLKNHERTHSGEKPYVCEVCDKGFARHATLWNHRRIHTGEKPYKCNRCQSAFSQAAHLKNHEKVHSGLKPFKCDICSAAFADRFALKRHRGIHEKYGQTTPLHQNQQQQQQTAQVVTQQVVHKEEIIEMEEKPREVIITGM; encoded by the exons ATGTTCACCGCCAACAACATCCAAACGGCAACGGGCACCCCAATCGGCATCCAGTATCAGACCGCGACCGCCACCGACATCAACAAGGGCACCAAGCTGGAGGGCCAAAAGACGAACCAGCAGGCGCCGGAGTTTTCGACGTTCTACGCTAAT GCGTTGAGCACCGTTAATCTGGCGCAGCTGTCCGATGACTCCAAAACGGTACAGTACCTGCAGCCGTTCGGGTACGCCAACTGTGCCCTGGTCAACCAGATGCCGATCCCGAACGGCGTCACCGGGATCACGGTCGATGGCAGACAGCTGGTCGTGAACAAACCCATCACG AACACCATATCCAACATCAGCTTCAAGTGCGATGTGTGCGGTTTGATGTTCAACCATCTCACCCTGCTGAACCATCACAAGCGCACCCACAACCAGGATGGGGAAACGACATCGGATGCCATTACGGTAGTAACGCAAGCGCAGAATTTAGTCCAGGCACAAAATCTCATCTCAGAAACGGGTCAAAACCTTGGTCAGATTCAGATTGTCGCCACGGAAGCGCTCGACCCggcaccgcagcagcagcagctgcagcacgcccaggagcagcaacagcagcagcaacagcagcagcagcaacagcaagccCAAGCGCAAGCTCAAGCTCAAGCGCAACAGCAAGCGCAGCAGCAAGCACAGCAGCAAGCGCAACAgcaagcgcagcagcagcagcaacagcaacaggtgacaacacacaccaccaaGGCGGACAAATCGCAGAAGTGCATCTCGTGCAACGGGCCCATCCACAGCAACCCGAAGCGAAAGGGCCCGAAGCTGATCCGGTGCGAAACCTGCATCAGCAACGATGGCGCACAGCCTGTCTCGAGAAGTA CGACCCAAATCTTCGTCGCGCCCGACGGTGACATCAAGTTCGAGATCGGCGAAATCCCGAACGCCTCCAACAGCAACTCGTCGATGGACTCGCTGATGCCGGGACAGATGCATCCGATCAAGGCGGAGCACGCGCTCGTACCGCAGCAGAATGCGCATCCGGTTAAAAAACGTAATTTAGCAACTGTCACAAAATGTAACAAATGTAACGGTTCTGGTGTAATTATAGTTGGAGGCCAGAAGAAGCTGATCCAATCGTCCATGCATCAACA GCCGGAAAAACCATTCACCTGCAACACGTGCGGAGGGCGGTTCTCGCGCTACTCCAGCCTCTGGTCGCACAAGAAGCTGCACACGGGCGAAAAGAACTACAAGTGTAACGTGTGCGGTATAGCGTTCGCCAAGGCCGTCTACTTGAAGAACCATATGCGCATCCATACCGGCGAAAAACCGTACAA GTGCGGCACCTGCGGCATGCAATTCTCCCAGTCGCCCCATCTGAAGAACCACGAGCGAACTCACAGCGGGGAAAAACCATACGTTTGTGAG GTCTGTGACAAAGGATTCGCCCGTCACGCAACGCTCTGGAACCATCGGCGCATCCACACCGGCGAAAAACCGTACAAATGTAACCGCTGCCAGTCCGCGTTCAGTCAGGCTGCGCATCTCAAGAATCACGAAAAG GTGCACTCCGGCTTAAAACCATTCAAGTGTGACATCTGTTCAGCGGCGTTTGCCGATCGGTTCGCGCTGAAGAGGCATCGTGGCATTCACGAGAAATATG GTCAAACTACGCCGCTCCATcagaaccagcagcagcagcagcaaacggcacAAGTCGTCACGCAGCAGGTGGTGCACAAGGAGGAAATTATCGAAATGGAGGAGAAACCGCGCGAGGTGATCATAACCGGAATGTAG
- the LOC120900516 gene encoding zinc finger protein 600 isoform X3 has translation MFTANNIQTATGTPIGIQYQTATATDINKGTKLEGQKTNQQAPEFSTFYANVNMIQKLTPTSQALSTVNLAQLSDDSKTVQYLQPFGYANCALVNQMPIPNGVTGITVDGRQLVVNKPITNTISNISFKCDVCGLMFNHLTLLNHHKRTHNQDGETTSDAITVVTQAQNLVQAQNLISETGQNLGQIQIVATEALDPAPQQQQLQHAQEQQQQQQQQQQQQQAQAQAQAQAQQQAQQQAQQQAQQQAQQQQQQQQVTTHTTKADKSQKCISCNGPIHSNPKRKGPKLIRCETCISNDGAQPVSRSTTQIFVAPDGDIKFEIGEIPNASNSNSSMDSLMPGQMHPIKAEHALVPQQNAHPVKKLGGQKKLIQSSMHQQPEKPFTCNTCGGRFSRYSSLWSHKKLHTGEKNYKCNVCGIAFAKAVYLKNHMRIHTGEKPYKCGTCGMQFSQSPHLKNHERTHSGEKPYVCEVCDKGFARHATLWNHRRIHTGEKPYKCNRCQSAFSQAAHLKNHEKVHSGLKPFKCDICSAAFADRFALKRHRGIHEKYGQTTPLHQNQQQQQQTAQVVTQQVVHKEEIIEMEEKPREVIITGM, from the exons ATGTTCACCGCCAACAACATCCAAACGGCAACGGGCACCCCAATCGGCATCCAGTATCAGACCGCGACCGCCACCGACATCAACAAGGGCACCAAGCTGGAGGGCCAAAAGACGAACCAGCAGGCGCCGGAGTTTTCGACGTTCTACGCTAATGTGAATATGATACAAAAGCTAACGCCAACGTCCCAG GCGTTGAGCACCGTTAATCTGGCGCAGCTGTCCGATGACTCCAAAACGGTACAGTACCTGCAGCCGTTCGGGTACGCCAACTGTGCCCTGGTCAACCAGATGCCGATCCCGAACGGCGTCACCGGGATCACGGTCGATGGCAGACAGCTGGTCGTGAACAAACCCATCACG AACACCATATCCAACATCAGCTTCAAGTGCGATGTGTGCGGTTTGATGTTCAACCATCTCACCCTGCTGAACCATCACAAGCGCACCCACAACCAGGATGGGGAAACGACATCGGATGCCATTACGGTAGTAACGCAAGCGCAGAATTTAGTCCAGGCACAAAATCTCATCTCAGAAACGGGTCAAAACCTTGGTCAGATTCAGATTGTCGCCACGGAAGCGCTCGACCCggcaccgcagcagcagcagctgcagcacgcccaggagcagcaacagcagcagcaacagcagcagcagcaacagcaagccCAAGCGCAAGCTCAAGCTCAAGCGCAACAGCAAGCGCAGCAGCAAGCACAGCAGCAAGCGCAACAgcaagcgcagcagcagcagcaacagcaacaggtgacaacacacaccaccaaGGCGGACAAATCGCAGAAGTGCATCTCGTGCAACGGGCCCATCCACAGCAACCCGAAGCGAAAGGGCCCGAAGCTGATCCGGTGCGAAACCTGCATCAGCAACGATGGCGCACAGCCTGTCTCGAGAAGTA CGACCCAAATCTTCGTCGCGCCCGACGGTGACATCAAGTTCGAGATCGGCGAAATCCCGAACGCCTCCAACAGCAACTCGTCGATGGACTCGCTGATGCCGGGACAGATGCATCCGATCAAGGCGGAGCACGCGCTCGTACCGCAGCAGAATGCGCATCCGGTTAAAAAAC TTGGAGGCCAGAAGAAGCTGATCCAATCGTCCATGCATCAACA GCCGGAAAAACCATTCACCTGCAACACGTGCGGAGGGCGGTTCTCGCGCTACTCCAGCCTCTGGTCGCACAAGAAGCTGCACACGGGCGAAAAGAACTACAAGTGTAACGTGTGCGGTATAGCGTTCGCCAAGGCCGTCTACTTGAAGAACCATATGCGCATCCATACCGGCGAAAAACCGTACAA GTGCGGCACCTGCGGCATGCAATTCTCCCAGTCGCCCCATCTGAAGAACCACGAGCGAACTCACAGCGGGGAAAAACCATACGTTTGTGAG GTCTGTGACAAAGGATTCGCCCGTCACGCAACGCTCTGGAACCATCGGCGCATCCACACCGGCGAAAAACCGTACAAATGTAACCGCTGCCAGTCCGCGTTCAGTCAGGCTGCGCATCTCAAGAATCACGAAAAG GTGCACTCCGGCTTAAAACCATTCAAGTGTGACATCTGTTCAGCGGCGTTTGCCGATCGGTTCGCGCTGAAGAGGCATCGTGGCATTCACGAGAAATATG GTCAAACTACGCCGCTCCATcagaaccagcagcagcagcagcaaacggcacAAGTCGTCACGCAGCAGGTGGTGCACAAGGAGGAAATTATCGAAATGGAGGAGAAACCGCGCGAGGTGATCATAACCGGAATGTAG